One genomic segment of Catalinimonas alkaloidigena includes these proteins:
- a CDS encoding RNA polymerase sigma factor: MKDSVVLERISKGDEKALDYLYRKYYKMMTNIILKNNGTEQEAKDIYQDALVVFWQKVISNQLVLTSKISTYLYSVCLNLWRKELERKSKLSNEEKDGVEYLDQESEERSYIIRNCIEQLGDTCKKILMYYYFDDMSMQEIADNLGLANTETAKTKKYKCKKRLDSLIKSKYSESDFLD, from the coding sequence ATGAAGGATAGCGTTGTTCTTGAAAGAATAAGTAAAGGTGATGAAAAAGCCCTTGACTATTTGTATCGTAAGTACTATAAAATGATGACTAATATCATTCTTAAGAACAACGGTACAGAGCAAGAGGCAAAAGATATATATCAGGATGCGCTTGTTGTGTTTTGGCAAAAAGTGATTAGCAATCAACTAGTGCTTACTTCCAAAATCAGTACTTACTTGTATAGTGTTTGTCTGAATTTATGGAGGAAAGAGTTAGAAAGAAAAAGTAAGCTTTCAAATGAAGAAAAAGATGGGGTAGAATATCTGGACCAGGAAAGCGAAGAAAGAAGTTACATTATTCGTAATTGTATAGAACAATTGGGAGACACTTGTAAAAAAATATTAATGTATTACTACTTTGACGATATGTCAATGCAAGAAATCGCTGATAATTTGGGGTTAGCGAATACGGAAACCGCTAAGACAAAAAAATATAAATGTAAGAAGAGGCTTGATAGCCTCATTAAATCTAAGTATTCAGAAAGTGACTTTTTAGATTAA
- a CDS encoding sugar transferase, with amino-acid sequence MYTGKRTFDILVASFALILAAPCIMLASILIFILSGSYPFFRQKRPGHLGIPFTLYKLKTLFKEDEVANFRFLRCFGRLLRTFSIDELPQLFNVLKGEMSMVGPRPLLMEYLPLYNLYQQQRHNVKPGITGWAQINGRNTIDWKKRFTYDIWYIQNQSFILDLKILVKTLFKIFRIRDVKPNGLNQQEKFKGN; translated from the coding sequence ATGTATACTGGCAAGCGAACATTTGATATACTTGTAGCATCCTTTGCGCTTATTCTTGCTGCACCATGTATTATGCTTGCCAGCATACTCATATTTATACTATCGGGTTCTTACCCTTTTTTTAGGCAGAAAAGACCCGGGCATTTAGGTATTCCTTTTACCTTGTATAAGTTGAAAACATTATTTAAAGAAGATGAAGTAGCTAATTTTCGTTTTCTGAGGTGTTTTGGAAGGTTATTACGTACTTTTTCAATAGATGAACTACCTCAGCTTTTTAATGTACTCAAAGGTGAGATGTCAATGGTAGGCCCACGTCCATTGTTGATGGAATATCTGCCTCTATATAATCTTTATCAACAGCAAAGGCACAACGTTAAGCCTGGTATCACCGGATGGGCACAAATAAACGGAAGAAACACAATTGATTGGAAAAAGCGATTTACTTATGACATATGGTATATTCAAAACCAATCATTTATACTAGACCTGAAAATTCTAGTAAAAACCTTATTCAAGATTTTTAGGATTAGAGATGTCAAACCTAACGGTTTAAATCAACAAGAGAAATTTAAGGGAAATTAA
- the serA gene encoding phosphoglycerate dehydrogenase, translating to MKSDKYFVFDFDSTFTKVEALDILCEISLKGNPEKDNILKQVQDITNTCMEGNLSFRESLEKRLALLNAHKEHLTPLIDYLRENVSVSFKRNREFFETYSDNIYIISNGFKSFIVPIVKEYGIKEPHVFANEFEFDEEGNIVGYDQNNLLSGDDGKSQIIKSLDLHGDVYVIGDGYNDYKIKAAGFANKFYAFTENIERQSILEKADHITPSLDEFLYLNKMNTAISYPKNRINVLLLENIHPDAEKKLREEGYNVEIHPAAMDEEELAERIKNVSILGIRSKTHVTEKVLENANRLIALGAFCIGTNQIDLVACQKKGVAVFNAPYSNTRSVVEMAIAEIIFLMRGFHDKSMGMHQGKWLKSASNSNEVRGKKLGIIGYGSIGAQLSVLAENLGMDVYYYDLIEKLALGNATKCNSMEELLGLVDVVTLHVDGRASNKKIIDAYAFRQMKDGMILLNLSRGSVVDIEALKENIENGKIRGAAIDVFPEEPKSNDEEFISELRGLPNVILSPHVGGSTLEAQENIADFVPNKIMEYVNTGSTTNSVNFPNLQLPLLQNAHRLMHIHMNVPGVLAKISNILAEHNINVVGQYLKTNETIGYVIIDIDKAYDDAVIQALKSIDNTIRFRVLY from the coding sequence ATGAAGTCAGATAAGTATTTTGTCTTTGATTTTGACAGTACTTTTACCAAGGTAGAAGCATTAGATATCCTATGTGAAATTTCACTCAAGGGTAATCCTGAGAAAGATAATATTCTAAAGCAGGTGCAGGATATTACCAATACTTGCATGGAAGGCAACCTTTCTTTCCGCGAGTCTCTGGAAAAGAGGCTTGCTTTGCTTAATGCCCACAAGGAACATCTTACCCCTTTGATAGATTATCTCAGGGAAAATGTGTCGGTATCTTTTAAGCGTAACCGTGAATTTTTTGAAACTTATTCAGACAACATTTACATCATCTCCAATGGCTTTAAAAGCTTTATCGTACCTATTGTAAAAGAGTACGGCATAAAGGAGCCACATGTCTTTGCCAATGAGTTTGAATTTGATGAAGAAGGCAACATCGTAGGCTACGACCAGAATAATCTATTATCTGGGGACGATGGAAAGTCACAGATCATCAAAAGCCTTGATCTTCACGGAGATGTATATGTCATTGGGGATGGCTACAATGATTATAAGATTAAAGCTGCCGGTTTTGCCAATAAATTTTATGCCTTTACTGAAAATATTGAAAGACAAAGCATTTTGGAAAAGGCTGATCACATTACACCTTCACTTGACGAATTTTTATACCTGAACAAAATGAATACTGCAATTTCCTATCCCAAAAATAGAATTAACGTACTATTACTTGAAAATATCCATCCCGACGCAGAGAAAAAGCTTCGTGAAGAAGGATATAATGTAGAGATACACCCGGCCGCCATGGACGAAGAAGAATTGGCTGAGCGAATCAAGAATGTTTCCATTTTGGGCATCCGTTCCAAAACACATGTGACAGAGAAGGTATTGGAAAATGCAAACCGACTTATAGCATTAGGAGCATTTTGCATTGGTACCAATCAAATTGACCTTGTTGCCTGTCAGAAGAAAGGGGTCGCTGTCTTCAATGCTCCTTACAGTAATACTCGTTCAGTGGTAGAAATGGCTATCGCTGAAATCATCTTCCTGATGCGTGGCTTCCATGACAAAAGTATGGGAATGCACCAAGGTAAGTGGCTAAAGTCTGCTTCTAACAGCAATGAAGTCAGAGGTAAAAAACTGGGAATTATAGGGTACGGTAGTATTGGAGCGCAACTATCCGTTTTGGCTGAGAATTTAGGAATGGATGTCTACTACTATGATCTTATTGAAAAGTTGGCATTGGGAAATGCTACAAAATGCAACAGTATGGAGGAGCTGCTAGGCCTAGTAGACGTTGTTACCCTGCATGTAGATGGACGCGCTTCCAACAAAAAAATCATTGATGCTTATGCATTCAGGCAAATGAAAGATGGCATGATTCTTTTAAATCTTAGCCGTGGTTCAGTAGTAGACATTGAAGCCCTTAAGGAAAATATTGAAAATGGCAAAATAAGAGGAGCAGCGATAGATGTATTTCCCGAAGAACCTAAAAGTAATGATGAAGAATTTATTTCTGAACTAAGAGGGCTTCCCAATGTAATACTCTCTCCACACGTTGGCGGAAGCACACTTGAAGCACAGGAGAATATTGCAGACTTTGTGCCTAATAAGATTATGGAGTATGTAAATACCGGAAGTACTACCAACAGTGTGAATTTCCCTAATTTACAACTTCCTCTACTTCAAAATGCACACCGCCTGATGCATATCCATATGAATGTACCCGGAGTACTTGCTAAAATCAGTAATATACTTGCAGAGCATAATATCAATGTTGTTGGTCAGTATTTAAAAACAAATGAAACCATTGGCTATGTGATCATTGATATTGACAAAGCATACGATGATGCTGTAATTCAGGCGCTTAAAAGTATAGATAATACTATCAGGTTTAGAGTGCTTTATTAG
- a CDS encoding mechanosensitive ion channel family protein, whose amino-acid sequence MEQIVNFWNEIKETVLKVLSVFTYDFTKFAGVPISIWSLFQFFLFVFLLFFLTDKFNKLLVNRILARYNLDIGIRQSIGTITRYILIVLGLYVIINAAGVDLTAITVLFGALGVGIGFGLQNIVNNFISGLIILFERPIKVGDRIEVAGVNGDVVDISARSTTVVTNDNISIIVPNSEFISSSVINWSHNDRRIRFRFPVGVAHKEDPEKVKALLLEVMLENEGVLKSPTPEVWFDKFGDSSLNFNLMVWTTQFVQRPEYLKSQLYYAIFAKFRQYHIEIPYSQRDLHVKSGELSVSIKKEKGLAN is encoded by the coding sequence ATGGAACAGATTGTTAATTTTTGGAACGAGATCAAGGAAACAGTACTGAAAGTACTTAGCGTCTTTACCTATGATTTTACTAAGTTTGCAGGTGTACCTATTAGTATCTGGTCGCTCTTCCAGTTCTTCCTTTTTGTTTTTCTGCTCTTTTTCCTTACTGACAAGTTTAACAAACTACTGGTCAACCGGATACTTGCCCGCTACAATCTGGACATAGGTATAAGGCAATCTATTGGCACCATTACACGCTACATCCTGATTGTACTGGGATTGTACGTCATCATTAATGCTGCGGGTGTTGACCTAACTGCAATTACTGTATTGTTTGGGGCGCTCGGTGTTGGAATTGGTTTTGGTCTTCAGAATATTGTCAACAACTTTATATCCGGCCTTATCATACTATTTGAACGCCCCATCAAAGTAGGTGACCGTATTGAAGTGGCCGGTGTCAATGGTGATGTGGTTGACATCTCAGCACGCTCCACTACAGTGGTGACCAATGACAATATCTCTATCATCGTACCCAATTCAGAATTCATTTCTTCTTCAGTAATCAACTGGAGTCATAACGACCGAAGAATACGCTTCAGGTTTCCGGTAGGTGTTGCTCATAAGGAAGATCCTGAAAAAGTAAAAGCTTTGCTGCTAGAGGTAATGCTGGAAAATGAAGGGGTGCTGAAAAGCCCCACCCCTGAAGTCTGGTTTGATAAATTTGGAGACAGTTCACTGAATTTCAACTTAATGGTCTGGACTACCCAATTTGTACAGCGCCCTGAGTATCTAAAGAGCCAGCTTTATTACGCGATCTTTGCCAAGTTTAGGCAATATCATATTGAAATACCCTATTCTCAACGTGATCTGCACGTGAAGAGCGGGGAATTATCTGTATCAATAAAAAAAGAAAAAGGACTAGCAAACTAA
- a CDS encoding HmuY family protein has product MFHKTHNFYLILLLALSLFTACEEDSDEPAPDVTLEVQTATDVYEAEGYAFYDLESGQQLSKSDSVGTRWDLAFDGTSIITNSGISGPGEGGAQILYGVFEKIDAAPSSGYATDNEESLAIPSGGGNGWYNYTGTTGNPAHAILPIPGKIILLKTVEGNYAKLEIISYYEGNPDTTTEAFASLETRPESGHFTFQYVVQPNGSVDF; this is encoded by the coding sequence ATGTTTCACAAAACCCACAACTTTTACTTAATACTTTTATTAGCCCTGAGCCTGTTTACGGCCTGCGAAGAAGATAGCGATGAGCCTGCTCCCGATGTAACATTGGAAGTACAAACTGCTACTGATGTATATGAAGCCGAGGGCTATGCTTTTTATGACCTGGAAAGCGGTCAGCAGCTAAGCAAATCAGACTCCGTCGGTACGCGATGGGACCTGGCTTTTGATGGTACATCAATCATCACCAACAGCGGCATTTCCGGTCCTGGTGAAGGCGGTGCCCAGATCTTATATGGTGTCTTTGAGAAAATAGACGCTGCACCCAGCAGTGGATACGCTACCGATAACGAAGAGTCTCTGGCAATTCCTTCTGGCGGTGGTAATGGCTGGTATAACTATACAGGAACTACTGGCAACCCAGCACATGCTATTTTGCCAATTCCTGGTAAGATCATCCTGCTGAAAACGGTAGAAGGCAACTATGCCAAGCTAGAAATTATCAGCTACTACGAAGGTAATCCTGATACTACTACAGAAGCGTTTGCCAGTTTAGAAACGCGCCCTGAAAGCGGACACTTTACTTTTCAGTATGTAGTACAGCCCAATGGAAGCGTTGACTTCTAG
- a CDS encoding TonB-dependent receptor domain-containing protein, whose translation MAYNFGLSLSPTNKLKADINAFRNRISNMINAAPLALKTNGQNVFSYFNMDEVITQGVEVKANYQLVTDINFSLGYQYLDSRDVEAVEQIRNGEVFRRNAFTNRSERVPLSDYGGLVNRSRHSGNAKLFYVNSRPEFDLSLRAIYRGKWGLGDANGNGVIDTENEFADGYLLLNLALNKKILGWITLEAGANNLLAKTLSAEPSLAGRIWYGGININFADFK comes from the coding sequence ATCGCTTACAACTTCGGGCTAAGTCTCTCTCCTACCAATAAACTGAAAGCTGATATCAATGCCTTCAGAAATAGGATCAGCAATATGATCAACGCTGCTCCCCTAGCCCTAAAAACCAATGGACAGAATGTGTTCAGTTACTTCAATATGGATGAAGTCATTACACAGGGAGTGGAAGTGAAAGCAAATTATCAGCTCGTTACTGATATCAATTTCTCGCTGGGCTACCAGTATTTGGACTCAAGAGATGTGGAAGCGGTAGAACAGATCAGGAATGGAGAAGTATTTAGGCGTAATGCATTTACCAATCGTTCCGAACGAGTGCCGCTGTCGGACTATGGCGGCCTGGTAAATCGTTCTCGCCATTCGGGTAATGCCAAGCTGTTTTATGTCAACAGTCGCCCTGAATTTGACCTGTCCTTAAGAGCAATTTACAGAGGTAAATGGGGACTGGGAGACGCAAATGGCAATGGTGTCATTGATACAGAAAATGAATTTGCAGATGGTTATCTGCTGCTGAACCTGGCGCTGAATAAAAAAATACTGGGCTGGATTACTTTGGAAGCAGGCGCTAATAATCTGTTGGCTAAAACTCTGTCAGCAGAGCCTTCTTTGGCCGGGAGAATCTGGTACGGAGGTATCAACATCAATTTCGCTGATTTCAAATGA
- a CDS encoding TonB-dependent receptor, translated as MTLLLVPGLLSAQSIQLSGIVTDQNGERVGFANVMIKGTTQGTVANDDGTFTLDGLAPGNYCLVVSRVGYEAYVQQLTIADGNPKSLNIQLAELNEELDEVTITATRTTRSVESIPMPVDIISGEEIEQIGSFRLNEVLQEQTGLQIVSDHGTGLQMQGLSSDYILVLIDDEPVIGRTAGTLDLTRIAVDNIARIEIIRGPSSSLYGSEAMAGVVNIITKSGQQGFNSSLRARYRSFNSLGLSAGAGYKGEKLTARLFVDRLSTAGYDLDEETLGMTSPPYEAFTINPKFAYRFSDKVNFSINGRYYTESQDNASELIIEDNVHVMGEEGNREDWNIMPALELKLNDQHRLQLRSYTTGYDTESSIVYQKDKEVYDESYFQQLFNRFEVQYDWYISHQHISTLGLGHTIETVEATRYDDVNNFHANYVFVQHQWLPNDRFNVVLGGRFDTHSEYTSRFSPKLAAGYQLNSWLKLQASFGGGYKAPDFRQLLLNFSNPTAGYTMIGSSIVEERMAELEAQRQIQTIYIDPITIEMIQAGKLHRLQLRAKSLSYQ; from the coding sequence ATGACTTTGCTTTTAGTACCCGGGCTTTTGTCAGCACAAAGCATACAGCTATCCGGCATCGTCACTGACCAGAATGGTGAACGGGTAGGATTTGCCAATGTCATGATCAAAGGCACAACGCAAGGAACTGTCGCCAATGACGATGGTACATTTACGCTTGATGGGCTTGCCCCCGGCAATTACTGTTTGGTAGTCAGCCGTGTAGGTTATGAGGCTTATGTACAGCAGCTTACGATAGCCGATGGCAATCCTAAAAGCTTAAACATTCAGCTGGCAGAACTCAATGAGGAGTTGGATGAGGTTACCATAACGGCTACACGTACTACACGCTCTGTAGAGAGCATTCCTATGCCAGTAGACATCATCTCAGGAGAAGAGATAGAACAGATAGGTTCATTCCGCCTCAACGAAGTATTACAGGAACAGACTGGCTTACAGATTGTCAGTGATCATGGCACCGGCTTGCAGATGCAGGGACTTTCATCTGACTATATTTTGGTACTGATTGATGATGAACCTGTGATTGGACGTACTGCAGGTACGCTAGACCTGACCCGCATCGCAGTGGATAATATCGCCAGAATTGAGATCATTCGTGGTCCTTCTTCTTCTCTTTACGGCAGTGAAGCCATGGCAGGCGTAGTCAATATCATTACCAAAAGTGGGCAGCAGGGATTTAATTCCTCTCTCAGAGCCAGGTACCGAAGCTTCAATTCCCTTGGTCTAAGTGCCGGCGCAGGCTACAAGGGTGAAAAGCTAACTGCCAGGCTGTTTGTAGACCGACTGAGTACCGCCGGTTATGATCTGGATGAAGAAACGCTTGGCATGACTTCTCCACCTTATGAAGCTTTTACTATTAATCCCAAGTTTGCCTACCGTTTCTCGGACAAAGTCAACTTTAGTATAAATGGGCGCTACTATACTGAAAGTCAAGACAATGCTTCCGAGTTAATCATTGAGGACAATGTTCATGTCATGGGTGAGGAAGGCAATAGGGAAGATTGGAACATTATGCCTGCGCTGGAACTCAAGCTTAATGATCAGCACCGGCTACAGCTCAGAAGTTATACCACCGGCTACGATACCGAGTCCAGCATTGTATATCAGAAAGATAAAGAAGTCTACGATGAAAGCTACTTTCAGCAGCTCTTTAACCGCTTCGAAGTTCAGTACGATTGGTACATCAGCCATCAGCATATCAGTACACTTGGCCTTGGGCATACCATAGAGACAGTGGAAGCCACCCGCTATGATGATGTCAATAACTTTCACGCCAACTATGTTTTTGTACAACATCAATGGTTGCCTAATGATCGTTTTAATGTGGTACTAGGCGGACGCTTTGATACACACAGCGAATATACCTCACGTTTCAGCCCAAAATTGGCGGCTGGCTATCAGCTTAATTCCTGGCTGAAGTTACAGGCTTCCTTCGGAGGAGGATACAAAGCCCCAGACTTCCGCCAACTGCTACTCAACTTCAGCAATCCTACTGCTGGCTACACCATGATCGGCTCAAGTATCGTGGAAGAAAGGATGGCTGAACTTGAAGCACAGAGACAGATACAAACCATCTATATTGACCCTATCACCATAGAAATGATACAGGCGGGAAAGCTCCATCGCTTACAACTTCGGGCTAAGTCTCTCTCCTACCAATAA
- a CDS encoding DUF6686 family protein produces MSNSLQLIEQNDFAYSAQCQKTSHLQMSFGNVSLMMTPKEFSLLKKHVQDTLINIKDIRCPHCRDIFIKTSVTNMSFLFSYDELCHMHDIMVNTLTMLEVQSILDKKE; encoded by the coding sequence ATGTCTAATTCACTTCAACTGATAGAACAGAACGACTTTGCCTACTCGGCACAATGCCAGAAGACTTCCCACTTACAAATGAGCTTCGGCAATGTGAGTCTGATGATGACTCCCAAAGAATTTTCTCTGCTAAAGAAGCATGTTCAGGATACACTGATTAATATAAAAGATATCAGGTGCCCTCATTGCCGGGATATTTTTATCAAGACCAGCGTCACCAATATGTCCTTCCTGTTCAGCTACGATGAGCTATGCCATATGCATGATATTATGGTGAATACGCTGACTATGCTGGAAGTGCAAAGTATTCTTGATAAAAAAGAGTGA
- a CDS encoding hemin-degrading factor, translating to MDNTASLTQENAESLKEAWQELEHTNPGIRIREAAIALKSSEAQLLATTIGPDCVRLAGEWTELLKAFKKLGYVMSLTRNDACILEHKGSFQKVSTFGKKDHQMGLVIGPIETRVFFKSWHVAFAVIQDKKNRILKSIQVFDKAGTAISKIYLQNLSNEKAFYELIEAFRSPDQSPVQEVKAYTEASFSKKVDQQSFLEDWEALQDTHDFFPMLKKHQVDRFQALELAVEKYTYQIQTDAVQQILEEASRTKLPIMIFAGNHGNLQIHQGKVHTIRLLERGHTVKEKWLNVLDPEFNMHLKVDLINTAWVVKKTTKDGIVTAVELFDKDRKLIAQFFGLRKPGIPQHQKWAELVSWLPKLL from the coding sequence ATGGATAACACAGCATCCCTAACCCAGGAAAATGCCGAAAGCCTGAAAGAAGCCTGGCAGGAACTGGAGCACACAAATCCCGGCATACGCATCAGAGAAGCAGCCATTGCCTTAAAAAGTAGCGAAGCGCAATTGCTGGCTACTACCATTGGCCCCGACTGCGTGAGACTTGCCGGCGAATGGACGGAGCTCCTCAAAGCGTTTAAGAAGCTGGGCTACGTAATGTCTCTTACCCGTAATGATGCCTGCATCCTTGAACATAAGGGAAGCTTTCAGAAAGTCAGCACCTTTGGTAAAAAAGATCATCAGATGGGGCTGGTCATTGGCCCCATTGAGACCAGAGTTTTCTTTAAGAGCTGGCATGTAGCATTTGCGGTAATTCAGGATAAAAAGAACCGAATTCTCAAAAGTATTCAGGTCTTTGATAAAGCGGGTACTGCCATTAGCAAAATCTATTTGCAGAACCTAAGTAATGAAAAAGCCTTCTACGAACTCATAGAAGCTTTTCGCTCTCCCGACCAAAGCCCGGTGCAGGAGGTAAAAGCTTATACGGAAGCATCCTTTAGCAAAAAGGTAGATCAGCAGTCTTTTTTGGAGGACTGGGAAGCATTGCAGGACACACATGATTTTTTTCCAATGCTCAAGAAGCATCAGGTTGACCGCTTTCAGGCACTGGAGTTGGCAGTAGAGAAGTACACTTATCAGATCCAGACTGATGCTGTTCAGCAGATACTGGAAGAAGCTTCCCGTACCAAACTGCCCATCATGATCTTTGCCGGTAACCACGGGAACCTGCAAATTCACCAGGGCAAGGTGCACACCATCCGGCTACTGGAAAGAGGACATACCGTCAAAGAGAAGTGGCTGAACGTCCTTGACCCTGAATTCAATATGCACCTCAAGGTAGATTTGATAAACACTGCCTGGGTAGTGAAAAAAACTACCAAGGATGGCATCGTCACAGCGGTAGAGCTTTTTGACAAAGACCGTAAACTGATCGCTCAGTTCTTCGGCCTGAGAAAGCCCGGCATTCCACAGCATCAGAAGTGGGCAGAGCTGGTCTCCTGGCTCCCCAAATTGCTGTAA
- a CDS encoding heme ABC transporter ATP-binding protein, translating to MIKLENIHYQIGNKAILQQISLSVKPGVFTAILGPNGAGKSTLLKVMVGDISKHAGKVKINAKSRKAYSHQELAKIRAVLPQSVHIQFPYSVLEIVSLGCFAHKLKTRETTRLAYSMLEKVGMQGFSHRIYNSLSGGEKQRVQLARVMAQINYQDAATARYLLLDEPTASLDIACQHHILYQAKALCGENIGVLAVLHDLNLAAQYADHILLMKNGKEVAQGTMDEVYTQKNIENAYEHPVRLEYLPTNKQAYVIPLAPMTTHPQLKKI from the coding sequence ATGATCAAACTTGAAAATATTCATTACCAAATCGGAAACAAAGCCATACTTCAGCAAATCAGCCTGTCAGTAAAACCTGGAGTTTTTACCGCCATCCTTGGTCCTAATGGAGCAGGAAAATCTACTTTGCTCAAAGTGATGGTCGGAGATATCAGCAAACATGCGGGGAAAGTAAAGATCAATGCAAAATCCCGTAAAGCATACTCTCATCAGGAGTTAGCGAAAATCAGAGCAGTGTTACCACAATCTGTACACATACAGTTTCCTTATAGTGTACTGGAGATCGTCAGCCTGGGCTGTTTTGCCCACAAACTCAAAACTAGAGAAACTACACGCCTTGCTTATAGTATGCTGGAAAAAGTGGGAATGCAGGGCTTTAGCCACCGAATCTACAATTCCCTTTCAGGAGGAGAAAAGCAGCGGGTTCAGCTTGCTCGGGTGATGGCTCAGATCAATTATCAGGACGCTGCTACTGCCCGATACTTATTACTGGACGAGCCTACCGCTAGTCTGGACATTGCCTGTCAGCACCATATACTCTACCAGGCCAAGGCACTCTGCGGAGAAAATATTGGTGTACTGGCGGTTTTGCATGATCTCAATCTGGCAGCCCAGTATGCCGATCATATACTGCTGATGAAGAATGGAAAGGAAGTAGCGCAGGGTACAATGGACGAAGTCTATACCCAGAAAAACATAGAAAACGCCTATGAGCATCCGGTACGGCTGGAATATCTGCCGACAAACAAACAAGCATATGTCATTCCTTTAGCCCCTATGACCACTCATCCTCAACTCAAAAAAATTTAG
- a CDS encoding FecCD family ABC transporter permease: MATIITSYRNKRQQLLTKEVLVLSGLGALLLTATLLSVSTGAVNITVDQIFSILLHPLGGTEEGFTKQTEVVLWNIRLPRVVLSVFIGAALAIAGASLQGLFRNPLVEPGLIGVSNGAALCAIIVIVFSKHLPEQLSAAFGTYLLPFSAFLGSLFVTVLAYRISQRQGKTDIALLILAGVAINALTAALIGLVLYYDDDTALRTFTFWSLGDLGGASWQKIGFSLFIIAIPVALLTLYHAALDALALGEAEAGHLGIHVERVKYTIIILSALAVGASVAMAGTISFVGLVVPHMIRAVIGPGHRLLLPSSILLGAALLTLADLLARTMVAPSEIPIGVITALTGAPFFIFLLLQSKHKRML; this comes from the coding sequence ATGGCAACCATAATTACTTCATACCGAAATAAACGTCAGCAGCTACTTACAAAAGAAGTTCTGGTACTATCCGGGCTGGGAGCCTTACTCCTCACAGCAACCCTACTCTCTGTAAGTACAGGTGCAGTCAACATTACAGTAGATCAAATATTTTCTATTCTGCTGCACCCATTAGGAGGGACTGAAGAGGGTTTTACCAAGCAAACGGAAGTAGTGCTGTGGAACATCCGATTGCCACGTGTAGTGCTGAGTGTATTCATCGGGGCTGCGCTGGCAATTGCGGGTGCTTCCCTGCAAGGTTTGTTCAGAAATCCATTGGTAGAGCCCGGTTTGATTGGAGTATCCAATGGAGCCGCGCTCTGCGCCATCATTGTCATAGTCTTTTCTAAGCACTTACCGGAACAGTTATCAGCTGCATTCGGAACTTACCTGCTGCCTTTCTCTGCCTTTCTGGGTAGTCTGTTCGTCACTGTTCTGGCTTACCGTATCAGTCAGCGACAGGGAAAAACAGACATAGCCCTGCTGATTCTTGCGGGAGTGGCCATCAATGCGCTTACCGCTGCCCTGATTGGCCTGGTCCTCTACTATGATGATGATACAGCACTACGCACTTTTACTTTCTGGAGCCTGGGCGATCTGGGTGGGGCCTCCTGGCAAAAGATTGGTTTTTCTCTCTTCATCATTGCCATTCCAGTAGCATTACTGACTTTATATCACGCTGCGCTAGATGCACTTGCATTGGGAGAAGCCGAAGCCGGCCATCTGGGAATTCATGTTGAAAGAGTTAAATACACTATTATCATACTGTCTGCCCTGGCGGTTGGTGCTTCCGTGGCTATGGCCGGAACTATTAGTTTTGTAGGATTGGTGGTGCCCCACATGATACGGGCAGTGATCGGTCCGGGGCACCGCCTGCTACTCCCCTCCTCTATCCTGCTGGGTGCCGCTTTACTTACGCTGGCAGATTTGCTGGCCCGAACTATGGTAGCACCTTCAGAAATCCCGATCGGTGTTATTACTGCGCTTACAGGAGCACCTTTTTTCATCTTTCTCTTACTACAATCCAAACATAAAAGAATGCTCTGA